From the genome of Staphylococcus haemolyticus, one region includes:
- a CDS encoding SE2200 family small protein, giving the protein MKGLLITVVLGVAAYVGFKKYQNKVNEMPNIEY; this is encoded by the coding sequence ATGAAGGGATTATTAATTACAGTAGTTTTAGGCGTAGCTGCATATGTTGGTTTCAAAAAATACCAAAACAAAGTAAACGAAATGCCAAATATTGAATATTAA
- a CDS encoding Wzz/FepE/Etk N-terminal domain-containing protein, whose product MENTLDFTKIWEIIKKNWKLLVLLPIVFLLISLVYTFFIASPKYEASTQVLVNEKEKDKDMMAQQVQSNIQLVNTYSEILKSPRILDEVAKDHKEYSTSQLNKMVSVNTEAESQILNLSVRANSEEKSEKITNDVAKVFKKQIPDIMNVDNVTVLSSADGTASKVSPKTLVNIVGSLLLGLIVAAIIIALKEIFDKRIRTEEDVEKELEIPVLGSIPMIK is encoded by the coding sequence ATGGAAAATACATTGGATTTTACAAAAATATGGGAAATCATTAAGAAAAATTGGAAGTTATTAGTATTGTTACCAATTGTTTTCTTACTTATTAGTTTAGTTTACACATTTTTTATAGCTAGCCCTAAGTATGAGGCTTCTACACAAGTACTTGTTAATGAGAAAGAAAAAGATAAAGATATGATGGCGCAACAAGTACAAAGTAACATTCAATTAGTTAATACATATTCAGAAATTTTAAAAAGTCCTAGAATCTTAGATGAAGTAGCAAAGGACCATAAAGAATATTCAACATCTCAATTAAATAAAATGGTGTCAGTTAATACTGAAGCTGAATCTCAAATATTAAATTTAAGCGTGAGAGCGAATAGTGAAGAAAAATCAGAAAAAATCACAAATGATGTAGCCAAAGTATTTAAAAAGCAAATTCCAGACATTATGAACGTTGATAACGTGACGGTTTTATCTAGTGCAGATGGAACTGCTTCAAAAGTATCTCCTAAAACATTGGTTAATATTGTTGGAAGCTTATTGTTGGGGTTAATTGTAGCGGCTATTATCATTGCACTTAAGGAAATATTTGATAAGAGAATTAGAACTGAAGAAGACGTTGAAAAAGAACTTGAAATACCAGTACTAGGATCTATTCCTATGATTAAGTAA
- a CDS encoding polysaccharide biosynthesis tyrosine autokinase: MAKKEVKKELETPLYAHDKPKSITSEKFRGIRSNIMFSSANNEIKSIIVTSEKPASGKSIVSANIAVTYAQAGYKTLIIDGDMRKPTQQYNFETANYDGLSNLIIGKSDFDKAIRSTRVENLDLLTSGPVPPNPSELIASNRFKDIYNQLMDMYDFILIDTPPVTSVTDAQVFLQIVKDCVMIIDTEKNNKNEIKKAKQLIEQADGHIIGAVLNKTATDKTSNYYNYYGDED; the protein is encoded by the coding sequence ATGGCAAAAAAAGAAGTTAAAAAAGAATTAGAAACGCCTCTTTACGCACATGATAAACCCAAATCTATAACTAGTGAAAAATTTAGAGGTATTCGTTCAAACATTATGTTCTCTAGTGCTAATAACGAGATTAAAAGTATTATTGTAACTTCAGAGAAACCTGCTTCAGGTAAAAGTATTGTTTCAGCTAACATTGCAGTAACATATGCTCAAGCTGGATATAAAACTTTGATTATAGACGGTGATATGCGTAAGCCTACACAACAATATAATTTCGAAACAGCAAACTATGATGGTCTTTCCAATTTAATCATTGGCAAAAGTGATTTTGATAAAGCAATTCGTAGTACAAGAGTAGAGAATTTGGATTTATTGACATCTGGTCCAGTACCACCTAATCCATCTGAGTTAATTGCATCGAATAGATTTAAGGATATTTATAATCAGTTAATGGATATGTATGATTTCATTTTAATTGATACACCACCAGTTACTTCTGTGACAGATGCTCAAGTATTTTTACAAATCGTTAAAGATTGCGTAATGATTATTGATACTGAAAAAAATAATAAAAATGAAATCAAAAAAGCAAAACAATTGATAGAGCAAGCTGATGGACACATTATTGGTGCCGTTTTGAATAAAACAGCAACGGACAAAACATCTAACTATTATAACTACTATGGAGATGAAGATTAA
- a CDS encoding tyrosine-protein phosphatase: MIDIHNHILIDVDDGPKNKEEMLKLLKQAKGEGVTKIIATPHHLSPTFNNEYQIVESKLHELLDLKEVKELGIKIYPGQEIRISDQIILQLEKDEAIGLNHSKYLLIEFPSGGVPHYTNRLFFELQSKGYVPIIAHPERNKEISQNLDVLFDLVNGGALSQLTSASLIGKHGKKLQKVSIQMIENNLVHFIASDAHHDTNRPFILESLFNDKKLDKYQEQIKQLINNAQQVIENKEIRKKQPTQDYKQKKLFGLF, from the coding sequence ATGATAGACATTCATAATCATATATTAATAGATGTTGATGACGGCCCAAAAAATAAAGAGGAAATGCTTAAATTACTTAAACAGGCAAAAGGTGAAGGGGTTACTAAAATTATTGCAACCCCTCATCATTTAAGCCCTACGTTTAATAATGAGTATCAAATAGTAGAAAGTAAACTACATGAATTATTGGATTTAAAAGAAGTTAAAGAATTAGGGATTAAGATTTATCCAGGGCAAGAAATTAGAATAAGTGATCAGATCATTCTGCAACTAGAAAAAGACGAGGCTATTGGGTTGAACCATTCGAAGTACTTGTTAATCGAGTTTCCTTCTGGAGGGGTTCCACACTATACGAATCGTCTTTTCTTTGAATTACAATCAAAAGGCTATGTACCAATTATTGCTCATCCTGAACGTAATAAAGAGATTAGTCAAAACTTGGACGTTTTATTTGATTTAGTTAACGGTGGAGCGCTAAGTCAACTTACTTCTGCTTCCTTAATAGGTAAACATGGTAAGAAATTACAAAAGGTTTCAATTCAAATGATTGAAAACAACCTAGTTCATTTTATAGCTTCAGATGCACATCACGATACCAATAGACCCTTCATATTGGAGAGTTTATTTAATGATAAAAAGCTGGACAAGTATCAAGAGCAAATTAAGCAATTAATCAATAACGCTCAACAAGTTATTGAAAATAAAGAAATAAGAAAAAAACAACCAACCCAAGATTATAAGCAAAAGAAACTATTTGGCCTGTTTTAA
- a CDS encoding polysaccharide biosynthesis protein produces MDKLSARGRLLILIIIDSLIVAFSVFICYTILQPYFEGYSHKILILTSLILLVSHHVFAYIFNLYHRAWEYASVNELLLIVEAVTCSILATIVLIPIFTGHPPFFRLYLITWMMHLILIGGSRISWRIGRSFVVGKQKKKKPTLIVGAGRGGSLLIRQMLRSPEMGLEPVLAVDDDPQKRKLTIAEGVKVQGKVDDIPNLVNKFRIKRIIIAIPTLSPTRLKEINDICNSTGIELFKMPSIEQVLSGELEVNQLKRVEVEDLLGREPVELDMAMISKELTHKTILVTGAGGSIGSEICRQVCKFQPERILLLGHGENSIYLIHQELSNMYKDKIEIIPLIADVQNSTRMSEIMNEYKPYAVYHAAAHKHVPLMEYNPPEAFRNNVLGTRNTAYAAKKAGVRKFVMVSTDKAVNPPNVMGASKRMAEMVIQNLNEENGYTDFVAVRFGNVLGSRGSVIPLFKKQIAAGGPVTVTHPDMTRYFMTIPEASRLVLQAGALAQGGEVFVLDMGEPVKIVDLARNLIRLSGKSEEEIGIQFSGIRPGEKLYEELLNENEIHPEQVYEKIYRGKTTTPPKEEIDEAIDYLETHNTEIKDKLINLANGKY; encoded by the coding sequence GTGGATAAATTAAGTGCAAGAGGACGTCTTCTAATATTAATTATAATCGATTCATTAATTGTAGCTTTTTCAGTTTTTATCTGCTATACCATTTTACAACCTTATTTTGAAGGGTATTCACATAAAATTTTGATTTTAACATCATTAATTTTATTGGTTTCTCATCATGTATTTGCATATATATTTAATTTGTACCATCGTGCTTGGGAGTATGCCAGTGTTAATGAATTGCTACTAATAGTTGAAGCTGTGACATGTTCAATATTAGCGACTATAGTTTTAATACCAATTTTCACAGGACATCCTCCGTTCTTCAGATTATATCTAATTACATGGATGATGCATTTAATTTTAATTGGTGGCTCACGAATATCATGGCGAATTGGACGAAGTTTTGTAGTAGGTAAACAAAAAAAGAAAAAACCAACACTTATCGTAGGGGCAGGCCGAGGAGGTTCATTGCTAATAAGACAAATGTTAAGAAGCCCGGAAATGGGACTTGAACCAGTATTGGCAGTAGATGATGACCCACAAAAGCGTAAATTGACGATTGCTGAAGGCGTTAAAGTGCAAGGTAAAGTTGATGATATTCCTAACTTAGTTAATAAGTTTAGAATTAAAAGGATTATCATTGCAATTCCAACTTTAAGTCCTACGAGACTAAAAGAAATTAATGATATTTGTAATAGTACAGGGATAGAGTTATTTAAAATGCCTAGTATAGAACAAGTACTATCAGGTGAATTGGAAGTAAACCAACTTAAGCGCGTAGAAGTCGAAGACTTACTTGGGCGTGAACCAGTTGAACTTGATATGGCTATGATTTCTAAGGAATTAACACATAAAACAATTCTTGTCACAGGTGCAGGTGGTTCAATTGGATCAGAAATTTGTAGACAAGTTTGTAAATTCCAACCAGAACGTATTTTATTATTAGGTCATGGTGAAAATAGTATTTATTTAATTCATCAAGAACTTAGCAATATGTATAAAGATAAAATTGAAATAATACCGTTAATTGCGGATGTGCAAAATTCTACGCGCATGAGTGAGATTATGAACGAATATAAACCATATGCAGTCTATCATGCAGCAGCACATAAACATGTTCCGTTAATGGAATATAACCCACCTGAAGCATTTAGAAATAACGTTCTAGGAACTCGAAATACTGCATATGCTGCTAAAAAAGCAGGCGTAAGAAAATTTGTCATGGTATCAACAGATAAAGCAGTGAATCCCCCAAATGTTATGGGAGCATCAAAAAGAATGGCAGAAATGGTTATTCAGAACCTTAATGAAGAAAATGGATATACTGACTTTGTAGCAGTTCGATTCGGAAATGTTTTGGGATCTCGTGGCTCGGTGATTCCGTTGTTTAAAAAGCAAATTGCTGCTGGTGGTCCAGTTACTGTTACACATCCAGATATGACAAGATATTTTATGACTATACCAGAAGCATCTAGACTAGTACTACAAGCAGGTGCTTTAGCTCAGGGAGGCGAAGTTTTCGTGCTTGATATGGGTGAACCCGTTAAAATTGTTGATTTAGCACGTAATTTAATTAGATTAAGTGGTAAATCAGAAGAAGAAATAGGAATTCAGTTTTCAGGTATTAGACCTGGAGAAAAACTTTATGAAGAATTATTAAATGAAAATGAAATACATCCTGAACAAGTGTATGAAAAAATATATAGAGGTAAAACAACTACACCTCCTAAAGAGGAAATAGATGAAGCTATTGATTATTTAGAAACACATAACACTGAAATTA